From Gloeocapsa sp. PCC 73106, one genomic window encodes:
- a CDS encoding YidH family protein, whose translation MNDPLPSRQPPNIQAELAKERNRAAAERTLMAWIRTCLSLIGFGFGIDSFVSAIRSLNVSQNINPVRFSRILGLAFISLGIYAMINAAREHHKELKHIQQDEHYLYIPRRSLGLTVAIALIAIGIFAFVGILVKAYFFI comes from the coding sequence ATGAATGATCCTCTTCCTTCTCGTCAACCCCCAAATATCCAAGCAGAATTAGCTAAAGAACGTAACCGAGCTGCGGCTGAACGGACTTTAATGGCTTGGATTCGCACTTGTTTGTCCTTAATCGGTTTTGGGTTTGGGATTGATAGTTTTGTCAGTGCTATCCGAAGTTTAAATGTAAGCCAAAATATTAATCCTGTTCGCTTTTCTCGGATTTTAGGTCTTGCTTTTATTTCTTTAGGAATTTATGCGATGATTAATGCGGCTAGAGAACATCACAAGGAATTAAAACACATTCAACAGGATGAGCATTATTTATATATTCCTCGTCGTTCTTTGGGTTTAACTGTTGCCATCGCTTTAATTGCTATTGGTATTTTTGCTTTTGTCGGAATTCTGGTCAAAGCTTACTTTTTTATTTAA